The nucleotide sequence GGACGATCAGCGCTGCTGGAGGTATTCCTCGAGCCGTTCCGCTTTGCGGAGCAAGAACGGGATGTGCTGATTGGTGACGTCGACGAACCGCTTGACGGTGGTGAGGGTCGAGTCGAACTCCTCCACGAACTTGGCGTGCTCGCGGTCGCGCCACGTCTGCCCCAGCGCGGAGACCTGTCCGTGGATGGCCGAGAGTTGGTTCAGGAGGTCGTTGTTGAACTGCTTCAACCGCGCGGCGAAGCGGCGGATCTCCTCGGGATTTGCAATGGCTTGGGCCATACCGTGACCTCGTTTCGTTGCGGCCAGGGGTTCGTGGAGTTCGTCGGACGGGGGCCGACGACGCGGCGGAGCGCGTCGCGTCGCCTGAGATTTGTCGTCTCTTATGGTATACGGGCTGTTACGAGCCTGTAAAGCCTCGCCCCATCTCCGCGCCACCCATCCATCACGGGCGATGCCGGGACGCGACGGGGTCCGCCGTCGCGTCCCTCCGAGAATCCCATCCCCGCCCCCGGGAATGTGATAGATTCCCGTAGACGGATCGTCCGAACGGAGTCGATCCCCTCGACCATGGAGGTCCTCGTCGTGAAACGCCGCCTCATCGTCGCGGCCCTGCTAGCCGTCACATCCGGATGCTCGATGATCCGGCGGATCGACGACACGTTGCTGCAGCTGCGCACAGCCAACACGCTGCTCGCCGCGACCAACCAGCAGATCGCCGAGACCAACCAGAAGGTCGACGCCGCCAATCAGGCGATCCTGACCGCGAACGAGCAGGTCCGCGAGGCCAACCGGATCGTCGCCAAGGCCAACGAGCAGGTCCTCGCCGCCAACGAGATCGTCGGCCGCGCCAACGTCCTGGTCGATCGGACCAACGGGACCGTCGAAAACTCCAACAAGCTCGTCGAGCGGACCAACGCCAACGTTGAGAACTCCAACCGGCTGATCGTCCAGTCCAACGGCAACGTCGAGACTTCGAACAAACTGGTTCAGCAGACGATCACGAACGTCGAGACGTCCAACCGGCTCATCACCCAGATGGGCGGCAACCTGGAGACGTCCAACAAGCTCGTCGAGC is from Paludisphaera rhizosphaerae and encodes:
- a CDS encoding WXG100 family type VII secretion target; amino-acid sequence: MAQAIANPEEIRRFAARLKQFNNDLLNQLSAIHGQVSALGQTWRDREHAKFVEEFDSTLTTVKRFVDVTNQHIPFLLRKAERLEEYLQQR